One segment of Stappia sp. 28M-7 DNA contains the following:
- a CDS encoding microcin C ABC transporter permease YejB, producing the protein MGAYILRRLLLIVPTLVGIMAINFIIIQFAPGGPVERVIAQLQGTDVSATARISGGGSDFAGSGADTVGDAASAGSKYRGAQGLDPEFIKELERQFGFDKPPLERFAGMLWDYARFDFGESYFRDISVIDLIVEKMPVSISLGLWMTFISYAISIPLGIRKAVRDGTRFDVWTSAVIVVGYAIPGFLFAVLLIVLFAGGSFLDWFPLRGLTSDNWEQLSWPARIVDYFWHLALPLTAMVLSAFATVTLLTKNSFLDEIRKQYVQTARAKGLNERQVLYGHVFRNAMLIVIAGFPGAFISSFFAGSLLIETIFSLDGLGLLGFEAVINRDYAVVFATLYIFSLMGLLVNLVSDLTYTWIDPRIDFESREV; encoded by the coding sequence ATGGGCGCCTACATCCTGCGGCGGCTGTTGCTGATCGTACCGACTCTCGTCGGCATCATGGCCATCAACTTCATCATCATCCAGTTCGCCCCCGGCGGGCCGGTGGAGCGGGTCATCGCCCAGCTTCAGGGGACGGATGTCTCCGCCACCGCGCGCATCTCGGGTGGAGGCAGCGACTTCGCCGGCAGCGGCGCCGATACGGTCGGGGATGCCGCTTCCGCGGGATCGAAATATCGCGGTGCCCAGGGCCTCGATCCGGAGTTCATCAAGGAACTGGAGCGTCAGTTCGGCTTCGACAAGCCGCCGCTGGAGCGCTTCGCCGGGATGCTGTGGGATTATGCCCGCTTCGACTTCGGCGAGAGCTATTTCCGAGATATTTCGGTGATCGACCTGATCGTCGAGAAGATGCCCGTGTCCATCTCGCTCGGGCTCTGGATGACGTTCATCTCCTACGCGATCTCGATTCCGCTCGGCATCCGCAAGGCGGTGCGGGACGGCACGCGCTTCGATGTATGGACCTCCGCCGTGATCGTGGTGGGCTACGCGATCCCCGGCTTTCTCTTCGCGGTGCTGCTGATCGTCCTGTTCGCCGGCGGCTCGTTCCTCGACTGGTTCCCGTTGCGGGGCCTCACATCGGATAACTGGGAGCAGCTGTCCTGGCCCGCGCGCATCGTCGACTATTTCTGGCATCTGGCCCTGCCGCTGACCGCGATGGTGTTGTCGGCGTTCGCGACGGTGACGCTGCTGACCAAGAACTCGTTCCTCGACGAGATCCGCAAACAGTATGTCCAGACAGCCCGCGCCAAGGGGCTGAACGAGCGGCAGGTGCTCTATGGCCACGTCTTCCGCAATGCGATGCTGATCGTGATCGCCGGCTTCCCGGGGGCCTTCATTTCGTCCTTCTTCGCCGGCTCGCTGCTGATCGAGACGATCTTCTCGCTCGATGGGCTCGGCCTGCTCGGCTTCGAGGCGGTGATCAACCGCGACTATGCGGTCGTCTTCGCGACGCTCTACATCTTTTCGCTGATGGGCCTGCTGGTGAATCTCGTTTCCGACCTGACCTACACCTGGATCGATCCGCGGATCGATTTCGAGAGCCGGGAGGTCTGA
- a CDS encoding ABC transporter permease, with protein MDLRTETAGTTATAAVGAHPGRPKGWLSPINRRRLTNFKANRRGYWSFWIFLVLFGLSLIAEFLVNDRPVVVVYKDEVLAPIFVDYPEEKFGGFLAVTDYRDPYIQEEINANGWMLWPPIRYSYRTVNNEIPVPAPAPPSWLLDKQERCSRYPLGAEDPNCTLGNWNWLGTDDQGRDVVARLVYGFRISVLFGLALTLASSVVGIAAGAVQGYYGGWVDLLFQRFIEVWTAIPTLYLILIVSSVLIPGFWTLFTILLAFSWVALVGVVRAEFLRARNFEYVTAAKALGVGNATIMWRHLLPNAMVATLTFMPFILNGSISTLTALDFLGFGLPPGSASLGELLAQGKNNLQAPWLGITGFIVISTMLSLLIFIGEAVRDAFDPRKSFV; from the coding sequence ATGGACCTGCGGACAGAAACTGCCGGCACCACCGCAACCGCCGCAGTCGGCGCGCATCCCGGCCGGCCGAAGGGCTGGCTGTCGCCGATCAACCGGCGCCGCCTGACCAACTTCAAGGCGAACCGGCGCGGCTACTGGTCGTTCTGGATCTTCCTCGTCCTGTTCGGCCTGTCGCTCATCGCCGAGTTCCTGGTCAACGACCGGCCGGTCGTCGTCGTCTACAAGGACGAGGTGCTTGCACCGATCTTCGTGGACTATCCGGAGGAGAAGTTCGGCGGCTTCCTGGCGGTGACCGATTATCGGGACCCGTATATCCAGGAAGAGATCAACGCCAACGGCTGGATGCTGTGGCCGCCGATCCGCTATTCCTATCGCACGGTCAACAACGAGATCCCGGTGCCGGCACCCGCGCCGCCCTCGTGGCTGCTGGACAAGCAGGAGCGCTGCAGCCGCTATCCGCTCGGCGCCGAGGACCCCAATTGCACGCTCGGCAACTGGAACTGGCTCGGCACCGACGACCAGGGCCGGGATGTCGTCGCGCGGCTGGTCTACGGCTTCCGCATCTCCGTCCTGTTCGGCCTCGCCCTGACGCTTGCCTCCTCGGTGGTCGGCATCGCCGCCGGCGCGGTGCAGGGCTATTACGGCGGTTGGGTCGACCTGCTGTTCCAGCGCTTCATCGAGGTCTGGACGGCGATCCCGACGCTTTACCTGATCCTGATCGTTTCCTCTGTGCTCATCCCGGGCTTCTGGACGCTCTTCACCATCCTGCTCGCCTTCTCGTGGGTGGCGTTGGTGGGCGTGGTGCGGGCGGAGTTCCTGCGCGCCCGCAACTTCGAATACGTGACGGCGGCGAAGGCGCTCGGCGTCGGCAATGCCACGATCATGTGGCGGCACCTGCTGCCCAACGCGATGGTAGCGACGCTGACCTTCATGCCCTTCATCCTGAACGGCTCGATCTCGACGCTGACGGCGCTGGACTTCCTCGGTTTCGGCCTGCCGCCGGGCTCTGCCTCGCTCGGCGAATTGCTGGCGCAGGGCAAGAACAACCTGCAGGCGCCCTGGCTCGGCATCACCGGCTTCATCGTCATCTCGACCATGCTCAGCCTGCTGATTTTCATCGGCGAAGCGGTGCGCGACGCGTTCGACCCGCGCAAGAGCTTCGTGTGA
- a CDS encoding ABC transporter ATP-binding protein, protein MTSEQTKRPLLSVRELSVAFTQNGVTQTAVDRISFDIGPGETVALVGESGSGKSVSALSAVKLLPYPSASHPTGEILFKGEDVLKADEAALRRIRGNEISMIFQEPMTSLNPLHKVEKQIAEVLKLHRGMGETAARARVVQLLDQVGIRDPESRLQSYPHQLSGGQRQRVMIAMALANEPDLLIADEPTTALDVTVQAQILKLLKELQRDVGMAMLFITHDLGIVRKVADRVCVMTKGKIVESGTVREVFENPQHEYTRHLIAAEPKGKPPVTDESRPVVVEARDVKVWFPVRRGLLRRTVDHIKAVDGIDVTVREGQTLGIVGESGSGKTTLGLALLRMISSTGKIRFGAREIDTLSWKDMRPLRRDMQIVFQDPFGSLSPRMSVADIVGEGLAVHFPGITADERDARVAAALVEVGLDAETRFRYPHEFSGGQRQRISIARAMVLQPKFVMLDEPTSALDMSVQAQVVDLLRDLQKRHGLAYLFISHDLKVVRALANEVIVMRSGKVVEAGAAVDVFDAPKTDYTKALMAAAFRMETADTGIVSE, encoded by the coding sequence ATGACGAGCGAACAGACCAAACGGCCGCTGCTCTCCGTCCGCGAGCTCTCGGTTGCCTTCACCCAGAACGGCGTCACGCAGACAGCGGTCGACCGCATCTCCTTCGACATCGGTCCTGGCGAGACGGTGGCGCTGGTCGGCGAATCCGGTTCGGGCAAGTCGGTCTCCGCCCTTTCGGCGGTGAAGCTGCTGCCCTATCCCTCGGCATCGCACCCGACCGGTGAGATCCTGTTCAAGGGTGAGGATGTGCTCAAGGCCGACGAGGCCGCCCTCCGGCGCATTCGCGGCAACGAGATCTCGATGATCTTCCAGGAGCCGATGACCTCGCTCAATCCGCTGCACAAGGTGGAAAAGCAGATCGCCGAGGTCTTGAAGCTGCATCGCGGCATGGGCGAGACCGCGGCGCGTGCGCGCGTGGTGCAACTGCTCGACCAAGTCGGCATCCGCGATCCCGAGAGCCGACTGCAGAGCTATCCGCACCAGCTCTCCGGCGGTCAGCGCCAGCGCGTGATGATCGCCATGGCGCTCGCCAACGAGCCGGATCTGCTCATCGCGGACGAACCGACCACCGCGCTCGATGTCACCGTGCAGGCACAGATCCTCAAGCTTCTGAAGGAGCTGCAGCGCGACGTCGGCATGGCGATGCTGTTCATCACCCATGATCTCGGCATCGTGCGCAAGGTCGCCGACCGGGTCTGCGTGATGACGAAAGGCAAGATCGTCGAAAGCGGGACCGTGCGCGAGGTCTTCGAGAATCCGCAGCATGAATACACCCGCCACCTGATCGCAGCCGAGCCCAAGGGCAAGCCGCCGGTGACGGACGAGAGCCGGCCGGTGGTGGTGGAAGCGCGCGACGTGAAGGTGTGGTTCCCGGTGAGGCGCGGCCTGCTGCGCCGGACCGTCGATCACATCAAGGCGGTCGACGGCATCGACGTGACGGTCCGCGAAGGCCAGACGCTCGGCATCGTCGGAGAAAGCGGCTCCGGCAAGACGACACTCGGCCTCGCCCTGCTGCGGATGATCTCTTCCACCGGCAAGATCCGGTTCGGTGCCCGCGAGATCGATACGCTGTCGTGGAAGGACATGCGTCCGCTGCGCCGCGACATGCAGATCGTCTTCCAGGATCCGTTCGGCTCGCTCAGCCCGCGCATGTCGGTGGCCGACATCGTCGGCGAAGGCCTCGCCGTGCATTTCCCCGGCATCACCGCGGACGAGCGGGACGCGAGGGTCGCCGCTGCGCTGGTCGAGGTGGGGCTCGATGCCGAGACCCGCTTCCGCTATCCGCACGAGTTCTCCGGCGGCCAGCGCCAGCGCATCTCCATCGCCCGCGCCATGGTGCTGCAGCCGAAATTCGTCATGCTCGACGAGCCCACTTCGGCGCTGGACATGAGCGTGCAGGCGCAGGTGGTCGACCTGCTGCGCGACCTGCAGAAGCGCCATGGCCTTGCCTATCTCTTCATCTCGCACGATCTCAAGGTGGTGCGCGCGCTCGCCAACGAGGTGATCGTCATGCGGTCCGGCAAGGTGGTGGAGGCGGGAGCGGCCGTCGATGTCTTCGACGCGCCGAAGACCGACTACACCAAGGCGCTTATGGCCGCCGCCTTCCGCATGGAAACGGCGGACACCGGCATCGTCAGCGAGTAG
- a CDS encoding lytic transglycosylase domain-containing protein gives MHRALPALLASLSVLLATLCAPTAQAQQGLQAKFDRFLETRIIPAARAAGVPQDVIRRELSGLSPDTSLPGLGDPDGPERPPSVNYQSEFRAPAGYFRDNQFNALAAQGRRLAQTHAATLSRIEARYGVPSRILLAIWARESGYGAARIPNDALRTLATRAFMGTRRDFFAEETVAALQILADGHITRADLRSSWGGALGQPQFLPSSFLRLAVDFDGDGKRDIWRSVPDTLASIANYLAWHGWVKGRDWGYEAEVPASVSCSREGPDRGQPISAWVREGVSRVKDRPFPQHELAQPGFLLMPAGRNGPAFIATDNFYVLKAYNESDVYALFVGHLADRYGNNAGFVQGWKDVKTRSRGAVRDLQLDLEAKGHDVGGADGLIGFKTRRTLGLEQEKAGRRATCWLE, from the coding sequence ATGCACCGCGCCCTGCCCGCCCTTCTCGCTTCGCTTTCAGTTCTGCTCGCAACGCTCTGCGCCCCGACCGCCCAGGCGCAGCAGGGGCTGCAAGCCAAGTTCGACCGGTTCCTCGAAACGCGCATCATACCGGCCGCGCGCGCGGCCGGCGTGCCGCAGGACGTGATCCGGCGTGAGCTCTCGGGCCTGTCGCCCGACACCTCGCTGCCGGGCCTCGGCGATCCCGACGGGCCGGAGCGGCCGCCCTCGGTCAACTACCAGTCCGAGTTCCGCGCCCCGGCCGGCTATTTCCGCGACAACCAGTTCAACGCGCTGGCCGCACAGGGCCGCCGCCTGGCGCAGACGCATGCCGCAACCCTGTCGCGGATCGAGGCGCGTTACGGCGTGCCGTCACGGATCCTCCTGGCGATCTGGGCCCGCGAGTCCGGCTATGGCGCGGCCCGTATCCCCAACGATGCGCTGCGAACCCTTGCGACCCGCGCCTTCATGGGAACCCGCCGCGACTTCTTCGCCGAGGAGACCGTCGCGGCCTTGCAGATCCTTGCCGACGGGCACATCACTCGCGCGGATCTGCGCAGCTCCTGGGGCGGCGCGCTCGGTCAGCCGCAGTTCCTGCCCTCCAGTTTCCTGCGCCTTGCGGTGGATTTCGACGGCGACGGCAAGCGCGACATCTGGCGCTCGGTTCCGGACACGCTGGCCTCGATCGCCAACTATCTCGCCTGGCACGGCTGGGTGAAGGGGCGAGACTGGGGCTATGAGGCCGAGGTTCCGGCCTCCGTCTCCTGCTCGCGCGAGGGACCCGACCGGGGCCAGCCGATCTCGGCCTGGGTCAGGGAAGGCGTCAGCCGGGTCAAGGACCGCCCGTTTCCGCAACACGAGCTCGCGCAGCCGGGCTTTCTCCTGATGCCGGCCGGACGCAACGGCCCGGCCTTCATCGCCACCGACAATTTCTATGTGCTGAAGGCCTACAACGAGTCCGACGTCTACGCGCTTTTCGTCGGCCATCTGGCGGACCGCTACGGCAACAATGCCGGCTTCGTGCAAGGCTGGAAGGACGTGAAGACCCGTTCGCGCGGCGCCGTGCGCGATCTCCAGCTTGACCTGGAGGCCAAGGGCCACGATGTCGGCGGGGCCGACGGGCTGATCGGCTTCAAGACCCGCCGCACCCTCGGCCTCGAACAGGAGAAGGCCGGTCGCCGCGCCACCTGCTGGCTGGAGTGA
- the recR gene encoding recombination mediator RecR: MANRAVAGPEVERLIQLLAKLPGLGPRSARRAALHLIKKKDQLLVPLAQAMGVAVDRVTVCQTCGTVDTCDPCTICSDPRRDTATIVVVEDVSDLWALERAGALNCRYHVLGGTLSPLDGIGPDDLTIDKLIERVAAGDVTEIVLAVNATVEGQTTAHYITDRLRGMDVKVTRLAHGVPVGGELDYLDEGTLVQALKARTSF; this comes from the coding sequence ATGGCCAACCGGGCGGTCGCCGGACCCGAGGTCGAACGGCTGATCCAGCTGCTCGCCAAGCTGCCGGGGCTGGGTCCCCGGTCGGCCCGGCGTGCGGCGCTGCACCTCATCAAGAAGAAGGACCAGCTGCTGGTCCCGCTGGCTCAGGCCATGGGCGTTGCGGTGGACCGGGTGACCGTGTGCCAGACCTGCGGCACCGTCGATACGTGCGACCCCTGCACCATCTGCTCCGATCCGCGCCGCGACACGGCGACCATCGTTGTGGTGGAAGACGTGTCCGACCTGTGGGCGCTGGAGCGTGCCGGGGCGCTGAACTGCCGATATCACGTTCTCGGCGGCACCTTGTCGCCGCTCGACGGTATCGGGCCCGATGACCTGACCATCGACAAGCTGATCGAGCGTGTCGCTGCCGGCGATGTCACCGAGATCGTCCTGGCGGTGAATGCGACGGTCGAGGGACAGACCACGGCCCATTACATCACCGACCGCCTGCGCGGCATGGACGTGAAGGTCACGCGCCTCGCCCATGGCGTTCCGGTCGGCGGCGAGCTCGACTATCTCGACGAGGGGACGCTGGTCCAGGCGCTGAAGGCCCGTACCTCCTTCTGA
- a CDS encoding YbaB/EbfC family nucleoid-associated protein, producing the protein MDFLKMMKQAKQMQEQMGSLQEEIASVAVEGTAGGGMVTLTMTGKGELKSIRIDPSMAKPDEVEILEDLILAAHQDAKAKAEALLQQKTQELMGGLGLPAGFKLPF; encoded by the coding sequence ATGGACTTCCTGAAGATGATGAAACAGGCGAAGCAGATGCAGGAGCAGATGGGCTCGCTGCAGGAAGAGATCGCCTCGGTCGCGGTGGAAGGCACCGCCGGCGGCGGCATGGTCACTCTGACCATGACCGGCAAGGGCGAGCTCAAGTCCATTCGCATCGACCCGTCCATGGCCAAGCCCGACGAGGTCGAGATCCTCGAGGACCTGATCCTTGCGGCTCACCAGGACGCCAAGGCCAAGGCCGAGGCCCTGCTGCAGCAGAAGACCCAGGAACTGATGGGCGGTCTCGGCCTGCCCGCCGGCTTCAAGCTGCCGTTCTGA
- a CDS encoding DNA polymerase III subunit gamma/tau, with product MDGLIPTSSEDTPGAGSGNAAYRVLARKYRPRSFDDLVGQEPMVQTLRNAFETGRIAQAWMLTGVRGVGKTTTARILARGLNYEVPGEADRPTVNLEKLGVHCEAIMDGRHVDVIEMDAASHTGIDDIREITDAARYRPASARYKVYIIDEVHMLSKSAFNGLLKTLEEPPEHVKFIFATTEIRKVPVTVLSRCQRFDLRRIDADKIVGLLRRISQAEGIAVADEALALIARAGEGSARDSLSLLDQAIAHGSISQGGGDAIGAETVRAMLGLADRARIIELFEYLMRGDAAAAMAEFRQQYDVGADPVVVLSDLAEFTHLVTRLKIVPDAGDDASVTETERARGRELAGRLSLRLLSRAWQMLLKGIEEVQAAPKPHLAADMVLVRLAYAADLPDPEDALRMLRDGKAAALGSSLPAPPSRPQTSGGETSFAGQAASAPQAQATSSGAPSSTSTSEPVAVSAQMRTSAQALPGEAPHAQPAPSSPPRLQALAGGLAPETTRAQPAADSQPAPSHGLASLADCAALAAEKRDIRLKVEIERQMRLVRFEPGRIEFQPVENADPDLAGRLGRRLSEWTGTRWIVSVSRTQGRPTLHEEREASQRQLFSDAKAEPTVAALLSAFPGAKVVDVRMTAVEDAPLDMAPVEDEIDPDT from the coding sequence ATGGACGGTCTCATCCCCACTTCTTCCGAAGACACTCCCGGCGCGGGCAGCGGCAACGCCGCCTACCGGGTGCTCGCGCGCAAGTATCGCCCCCGAAGCTTCGATGATCTGGTCGGCCAGGAGCCGATGGTCCAGACCCTGCGCAATGCGTTCGAGACCGGGCGCATCGCCCAGGCCTGGATGCTGACCGGCGTGCGCGGCGTCGGCAAGACGACGACGGCGCGCATTCTCGCGCGCGGGCTCAATTACGAGGTCCCAGGCGAAGCCGACCGGCCGACGGTGAACCTCGAAAAGCTGGGTGTGCATTGCGAGGCGATCATGGATGGTCGCCATGTCGACGTGATCGAGATGGACGCCGCCTCGCATACCGGCATCGACGATATTCGCGAGATCACCGACGCGGCGCGCTATCGGCCGGCCTCGGCTCGCTACAAGGTCTACATCATCGACGAAGTGCACATGCTGTCGAAGTCGGCCTTCAACGGCCTGCTGAAGACGCTCGAGGAGCCGCCCGAGCATGTGAAGTTCATCTTCGCCACCACCGAAATCCGCAAGGTGCCGGTCACGGTCCTGTCGCGCTGCCAGCGCTTCGACCTGCGCCGCATCGATGCCGACAAGATCGTCGGGCTGCTGCGGCGCATCTCGCAGGCCGAGGGCATCGCGGTCGCCGACGAGGCACTGGCGCTGATCGCCCGGGCCGGCGAAGGCTCGGCGCGCGATTCCCTGTCGCTGCTCGATCAGGCCATCGCCCATGGCAGCATTTCCCAAGGCGGCGGCGATGCGATCGGCGCGGAGACGGTGCGTGCGATGCTCGGCCTTGCCGACCGCGCCCGCATCATCGAACTCTTCGAATATCTGATGCGGGGCGACGCGGCGGCGGCCATGGCCGAGTTCCGCCAGCAATACGATGTCGGCGCCGATCCGGTGGTCGTGCTGTCGGATCTTGCCGAGTTCACCCATCTGGTCACCCGGCTGAAGATCGTCCCCGACGCGGGCGATGATGCCTCTGTCACGGAGACCGAACGGGCCCGCGGTCGCGAGCTTGCCGGGCGTCTGTCGCTGCGCCTCCTGTCGCGTGCCTGGCAGATGCTCCTGAAGGGCATCGAGGAAGTCCAGGCCGCTCCCAAGCCGCATCTGGCCGCCGACATGGTCCTGGTGCGCCTTGCCTATGCTGCCGACCTGCCCGATCCGGAAGACGCCCTGCGCATGCTGCGCGACGGCAAGGCGGCCGCGCTCGGCTCCAGCCTGCCGGCACCCCCGTCCCGGCCGCAGACGTCCGGCGGGGAGACCTCCTTCGCCGGGCAGGCTGCAAGCGCGCCCCAGGCGCAGGCCACTTCGTCCGGAGCCCCCTCCTCCACCTCGACGAGCGAGCCCGTCGCCGTCTCCGCGCAGATGCGAACCTCCGCACAGGCCCTGCCGGGCGAAGCGCCGCACGCTCAGCCCGCCCCCAGTTCGCCGCCGCGCCTGCAGGCCCTGGCAGGAGGACTTGCCCCGGAGACGACCCGCGCCCAGCCCGCTGCCGACAGCCAGCCGGCGCCGTCCCACGGGCTTGCCTCGCTGGCCGACTGCGCCGCCCTTGCCGCGGAAAAACGCGACATTCGCCTGAAGGTCGAGATCGAGCGGCAGATGCGGCTCGTGCGCTTCGAGCCGGGGCGAATCGAGTTTCAGCCGGTCGAAAACGCCGACCCCGATCTTGCCGGCCGGCTCGGCCGCCGGCTTTCGGAATGGACCGGCACCCGCTGGATCGTCAGCGTCTCCCGCACGCAGGGACGGCCGACGCTGCACGAGGAGCGCGAGGCCAGCCAGCGCCAGCTCTTCTCCGATGCCAAGGCCGAGCCCACCGTGGCTGCCCTGCTCTCGGCCTTTCCCGGTGCCAAGGTCGTCGACGTGAGAATGACCGCCGTCGAGGACGCGCCCCTTGACATGGCCCCGGTCGAAGACGAAATCGACCCCGATACATGA
- a CDS encoding acyl-CoA synthetase: MLPEATSYEDLAARFVWQVPERYNIGVDICDKWADVDPERTAIIAISEDGRREVVSFADLKALSNRIANLLVRDGIRRGDRVAVLLPQAIETAATHIAALKMGAITIPLFMLFGDEALAYRLGNSGTRAVVTNAEGAAKLARIRDQLPELASIYTIDGAAPGASDLHAELAGQSAAFTPVDTLADDPAIIIYTSGTTGQPKGALHAQRVLLGHLPGVEMSHDLFPAPGDRIWTPADWAWIGGLLDVLMPALHHGITVVACRFRKFTAEAAFDLIAREKIRNAFLPPTALKMMRAYGEPPADLRLDMRTVASGGETLGAELVEWGRRVFGVTINEFYGQTECNMIVSSCARLMPARPGIMGRAVPGHDLAIVDAAGTPLPDGQQGNIGVRRPDPVMFLGYWNNPEATQAKFAGEYLLTGDMGVRDADGWLRFIGRDDDVITSAGYRIGPGEIEDCLIGHLAVAMAGVVGKPDPARTEIVKAYVVLAEGHAPSQALASELQDFVKSRLAAHEYPREIAFVDALPMTTTGKIIRKDLRARAAQETG, from the coding sequence ATGCTGCCTGAGGCAACGAGCTATGAGGACCTTGCCGCACGCTTCGTCTGGCAGGTGCCGGAGCGCTACAATATCGGCGTCGACATCTGCGACAAGTGGGCCGACGTTGACCCCGAGCGCACCGCGATCATCGCCATCTCCGAAGACGGCCGCCGCGAGGTCGTCAGCTTTGCCGACCTGAAGGCCCTGTCCAACCGCATCGCCAACCTCCTGGTGCGCGACGGCATCCGGCGGGGCGACCGGGTCGCTGTCCTGTTGCCGCAGGCCATCGAGACGGCTGCAACCCACATCGCCGCGCTCAAGATGGGCGCGATCACCATTCCGCTCTTCATGCTGTTCGGGGATGAGGCGCTGGCCTACCGGCTCGGCAATTCCGGCACCCGGGCGGTCGTGACCAATGCGGAGGGCGCGGCCAAGCTCGCGCGGATCCGGGACCAGCTGCCGGAGCTGGCCTCGATCTACACGATCGACGGCGCTGCACCCGGAGCGAGCGACCTTCACGCGGAGCTCGCCGGGCAATCCGCGGCGTTCACGCCAGTCGATACCCTGGCCGACGACCCGGCGATCATCATCTACACCTCCGGCACGACCGGCCAGCCCAAGGGCGCGCTGCATGCCCAGCGGGTGCTGCTCGGCCACCTGCCCGGCGTCGAGATGAGCCACGACCTGTTCCCTGCGCCGGGAGACCGGATCTGGACCCCCGCCGACTGGGCCTGGATCGGCGGGCTGCTGGACGTGCTGATGCCGGCACTGCATCACGGCATCACCGTCGTCGCCTGCCGCTTCCGCAAGTTCACGGCGGAAGCCGCCTTCGATCTCATCGCCCGCGAGAAGATCCGCAACGCCTTCCTGCCGCCCACCGCGCTGAAGATGATGCGGGCGTATGGCGAACCGCCAGCGGACCTGCGCCTCGACATGCGGACAGTCGCCAGCGGCGGCGAGACACTGGGCGCGGAGCTCGTGGAATGGGGCCGGCGGGTGTTCGGCGTCACCATCAACGAGTTCTACGGCCAGACCGAGTGCAACATGATCGTCTCGTCCTGCGCCCGGCTGATGCCGGCGCGGCCGGGCATCATGGGCCGCGCCGTGCCCGGTCACGACCTCGCCATCGTCGATGCTGCGGGAACGCCGCTGCCCGACGGGCAGCAAGGCAATATCGGCGTCCGACGCCCGGACCCAGTGATGTTTCTCGGCTACTGGAACAATCCGGAGGCGACGCAGGCGAAATTCGCCGGTGAATACCTTCTCACGGGCGACATGGGCGTGCGCGATGCCGATGGCTGGTTGCGCTTCATCGGCCGGGACGACGACGTCATCACCTCGGCCGGCTATCGCATCGGCCCGGGCGAGATCGAGGATTGCCTGATCGGGCACCTGGCCGTCGCCATGGCAGGCGTCGTCGGCAAGCCGGACCCGGCGCGCACCGAAATCGTCAAGGCCTATGTGGTGCTGGCAGAGGGACATGCCCCGTCGCAGGCGCTGGCCAGCGAGTTGCAGGACTTCGTCAAGTCGCGGCTCGCGGCGCACGAATATCCGCGCGAGATCGCCTTCGTGGATGCCCTGCCGATGACGACGACCGGCAAGATCATCCGCAAGGATCTGCGCGCCAGAGCCGCCCAGGAGACCGGGTAG
- a CDS encoding HIT domain-containing protein, with translation MQPFSLDPRLAADSLAVADLPLSSLRLMRDSRFAWLMLVPRKPELVELLDLADDERVQLMREIALVGEVLKAETGCDKLNVGALGNIVAQLHVHVIARFSGDAAWPGPVWGSGAAVPYPAGAAEALALRIAERLPKIA, from the coding sequence ATGCAGCCCTTCAGTCTCGACCCGCGGCTTGCGGCCGACAGCCTGGCTGTCGCCGATCTGCCGCTGTCGTCCCTGCGCCTGATGCGCGACAGCCGGTTTGCCTGGTTGATGCTGGTCCCGCGCAAGCCGGAGCTGGTCGAGCTGCTGGATCTGGCGGACGACGAACGCGTCCAGCTGATGCGCGAGATCGCCCTGGTCGGCGAGGTGCTGAAGGCGGAGACGGGGTGCGACAAGCTCAATGTCGGAGCGCTCGGCAATATCGTTGCGCAGCTACATGTCCATGTGATCGCGCGCTTTTCCGGCGACGCCGCCTGGCCGGGACCCGTCTGGGGGTCGGGCGCTGCCGTACCGTACCCTGCCGGCGCGGCCGAAGCCCTTGCGCTGAGGATCGCCGAGCGCTTGCCGAAGATCGCCTGA